The Mycobacteriales bacterium genomic interval AGTAACGGCTCCGGTGCCTCCGGCCGACGTTGAGCAGCCCAGTGGGTTTGACAGCCCCGCCTTCGATACAGGCATCCATGGCGACGATGACGATGACCTCGCCACCTTCAGACTCTAACCGGACCCTTGACGTGGCCTCAACCACCGGATCCGGCGCGTCGACCGCCTTCGACCAGCTCGCTGTCCATGTGCGTCGGTGGGTCTACGACGAGGCGTGGACCGGGCTACGCGACGCGCAGGAGGCGGCGATACCGCTGATTCTTGGTGGGCGACATGACGTGCTCATCAGCGCGGCAACTGCGGGCGGCAAGACCGAGGCGGCGTTCCTGCCCATCGTCAGCGCGCTCTTGGACACACCCCAGGCCGGCGGCGGTATTCACGTCTTGTACGTCGCTCCGCTCAAAGCGCTCATCAACGACCAGTACCAGCGACTGTCCAAGATGTGCGACGGCACCGACGTCGAGGTCCATCGCTGGCACGGGGATGTCGCAGCGGACCGCAAGCACAAAGTGCTCCAGAACCCGGGGGGGATTCTTCTCATCACCCCAGAGTCGCTCGAGGCCATGTTCGTCCTGCGGGGCACGAAGATCCCGGGCCTATTCGCGAGCCTTCGTTACATCGTGATCGACGAGCTGCACGCTTTCCTGGGAACCGAACGGGGTGCGCAGCTGCTGAGCCAGCTGCACCGTCTCGAGCTCGTCGCCCGGCGCCGGGTCGTCCGAGTCGGGCTGAGCGCGACGCTGGGAGACATGCGTCTTGCGGCACAGCAGCTCCGGCCCGCAGATCCCGACCACGTCGCGCTCGTCGAGAGCTCCGAGGGCGGCCAGGATCTGCAGCTGGCGATCCGCGGCTACCTCGAAGTGCCACCACCACCGGCCTCCCGACCAGCAGCCTCGACGCACGGCCGGGGTGGTGCTCAAGCAGATGCTGGGGGTAGCGGCTCCGCCGAGGAGCTCGACGACGACGACGCCGAGACGAGCCGGGCTACGCCCGAGCGTCAGATTGCGGAGCACCTCTTCGCGGTACTACGCGGAAACGACAATCTCGTGTTCGCCAACAGTCGAACGAATGTCGAAAAGTACGCCGACCGGCTTCGGGTTCTGTGCGAGCGGACCAACCTGCCCAACGAGTTCTTCCCGCACCACGGCAGCCTGAGCAAGGATCTGCGGGAGGACGTTGAAGCGGCGCTCAAGGACCCGAGCAAACCCACGACCGCGGTCGCGACAACAACGCTGGAGATGGGCATCGACATCGGAAGCGTCACCTCGATCGCGCAAGTCGGCGCCCCATTCAGCGTCGCCAGTCTGCGTCAGCGGCTGGGCCGCTCCGGAAGGCGCGGAGAGCCCGCCGTCCTCCGCGCGTATCTCATCGAACCCCAGACCGACGCACGCACTCCCTTAGACGACCAGCTCCGCGGCGGACTGGTTCAGACCACCGTGATGCTTGAGCTGCTCCTGCAAGGCTGGTGTGAGCCGCCCGACCCGGCGGTCTTGCACTCCAGCACCCTCATCCAGCAGATCCTTAGTCTCATCGCCCAGCACGGCGGTGCGAGGGCGGAACAAGCGCACCGCGCGCTGTGCGGACCAGACGGACCGTTCCAGGGCACCGACCCGAGCCGCTTCACCGCGCTGCTGAGGGCGCTGGCGGCAGCAGACGTTATCGAGCAGGACCCGGACGGCGCTCTGCTGCTTGGCGAAGTCGGCGAGCGGGTTGTAAACCACTACAGCTTCTACACCGCATTCCAGACACCCGAGGAGTACCGCCTTCTCAGCAACGGCCGGCAGCTGGGGACACTGCCGGTCGACTTCCCGCTGTACTCGGGGCTGCTGCTGGTATTCGGCGGCAAGCGCTGGCAGGTCATCAGGGTCGACGACCGCCAGCGGACCGTGGATCTTGTCCGGGCAAAGGGCGGCCGGCCGCCCGCGTTCGCTGGCGGCGGACCCGACATTCACAACCACGTAAGAGCCCGGATGCGCACTTTCCTCGGCGGTACGGACGTCCCCGCGTACCTGAACCCATCGGCACGACGGATGCTCGAGGAGGCCCGTTCGGTGTTCGCGCGCGAGAACCTCGGCCAGGTGGGCGTCCTGGACCGCGGGTCGAGCACCATCCTCGTTCCCTGGGTCGGCAGCAAGGCCGCGCATACACTCGCGATCCAGCTCCGGGCGGCCGGGATTGAAGTCGTCGTTGACGGGCTCACCCTGACATGCGAGAAGAACACCACCCTTGAGGTAGTCGAGGCACTGTCCGACCTTTGCGCTAGCGGGCCCGCTGATCCGGTGGCCCTCGCGGTCGGAGTCCAGGCGAAGGAAGGCAACAAGTACGACGCTTGGCTCAGCGAAGCGCTCCTCAACCAGGACTACGCGGCGCGAGCCTTCGACACCAGCGCCGCACACACCGCCGCCGAACGTCTCCTTCACGAGGTCCAGCTGATGCCGGAGGAGGCGGCCAACACCGTTCCGAGCGACGAACCCGTCGACGTCGACCGCCTGGCTTAGACGCCGCAACAAGGCGCCACTGTCCAGACGCAAGCGAAGGCCCCCGGGGACTCAGGCACAAGATGCCGAACGGTGCAACCCCAGCGGGCACCGCGCACCGCGCTCTGGACTATCAGGGGAGCCCGTTCGGGCGAAGGTGACGCGGTACCACCAGACGCCGCGCAGCAAGG includes:
- a CDS encoding DEAD/DEAH box helicase; this encodes MASTTGSGASTAFDQLAVHVRRWVYDEAWTGLRDAQEAAIPLILGGRHDVLISAATAGGKTEAAFLPIVSALLDTPQAGGGIHVLYVAPLKALINDQYQRLSKMCDGTDVEVHRWHGDVAADRKHKVLQNPGGILLITPESLEAMFVLRGTKIPGLFASLRYIVIDELHAFLGTERGAQLLSQLHRLELVARRRVVRVGLSATLGDMRLAAQQLRPADPDHVALVESSEGGQDLQLAIRGYLEVPPPPASRPAASTHGRGGAQADAGGSGSAEELDDDDAETSRATPERQIAEHLFAVLRGNDNLVFANSRTNVEKYADRLRVLCERTNLPNEFFPHHGSLSKDLREDVEAALKDPSKPTTAVATTTLEMGIDIGSVTSIAQVGAPFSVASLRQRLGRSGRRGEPAVLRAYLIEPQTDARTPLDDQLRGGLVQTTVMLELLLQGWCEPPDPAVLHSSTLIQQILSLIAQHGGARAEQAHRALCGPDGPFQGTDPSRFTALLRALAAADVIEQDPDGALLLGEVGERVVNHYSFYTAFQTPEEYRLLSNGRQLGTLPVDFPLYSGLLLVFGGKRWQVIRVDDRQRTVDLVRAKGGRPPAFAGGGPDIHNHVRARMRTFLGGTDVPAYLNPSARRMLEEARSVFARENLGQVGVLDRGSSTILVPWVGSKAAHTLAIQLRAAGIEVVVDGLTLTCEKNTTLEVVEALSDLCASGPADPVALAVGVQAKEGNKYDAWLSEALLNQDYAARAFDTSAAHTAAERLLHEVQLMPEEAANTVPSDEPVDVDRLA